A part of Miscanthus floridulus cultivar M001 chromosome 6, ASM1932011v1, whole genome shotgun sequence genomic DNA contains:
- the LOC136457875 gene encoding uncharacterized protein, producing the protein MDAKRFLQLVEEKKRRILEKKEAPLKWEQKLEAAAKAKADAEAKAKKLKSRKHRRRGESSSDPDSDYDSDIDRKHRKRKDRRRNKKHEHSDSDARRRKHRSRRSTDSSDESDSEYESRSEEERPRKKRSHRRRHHRHSSRSDSEDCSSDEEEQRSAKDHSQSRRRHHRSSDDDSDKDKGKVKSRHGKRLRSSDEDARSDSNSHKHLRSQSLEESSDDRDAAESGKMRNGKRSHKNGHRHHLHRHHRHHHERHSNSAEPNDKRQLLKDGQRALGSESAN; encoded by the coding sequence ATGGATGCCAAAAGGTTCCTGCAGCTGGTCGAAGAGAAGAAAAGGAGGATCCTTGAGAAGAAAGAAGCCCCACTAAAGTGGGAGCAGAAGCTAGAAGCAGCAGCTAAGGCCAAGGCTGATGCAGAAGCAAAGGCGAAGAAGCTAAAATCAAGAAAGCACAGGAGGAGAGGAGAATCTTCTTCGGACCCTGACAGTGACTATGACAGCGATATTGATAGGAAACATAGGAAGAGGAAGGACCgtagaaggaacaagaagcatgAACATTCTGACTCTGATGCCAGGAGACGCAAGCATAGGTCCAGAAGGAGCACAGACTCAAGTGACGAGAGCGACAGTGAATATGAGAGCAGGTCTGAAGAAGAACGTCCAAGGAAGAAGCGCTCGCACAGAAGAAGGCATCACCGACACTCTTCAAGGTCAGACTCTGAAGACTGCAGCAGTGACGAGGAAGAACAGAGATCTGCCAAGGATCATTCTCAGAGCCGCAGACGCCACCATCGGTCATCCGATGATGACTCGGACAAGGACAAGGGCAAGGTTAAGTCGAGACATGGGAAGCGTCTGAGATCAAGTGACGAGGATGCAAGGTCAGATTCCAACAGCCATAAGCATCTCAGGAGCCAATCCTTGGAGGAGTCATCAGATGATAGAGATGCTGCTGAATCAGGGAAGATGAGAAATGGCAAAAGGTCTCACAAGAATGGCCACCGTCACCACCTTCACCGTCACCATCGGCACCACCATGAAAGGCATAGTAACTCTGCAGAACCTAATGACAAGAGGCAACTATTGAAAGATGGCCAGAGGGCCCTTGGAAGTGAGAGCGCAAACTGA
- the LOC136461873 gene encoding fruit protein pKIWI502-like isoform X2, with the protein MLLRSAPRRLHLLRPHHLRLLSAAALASAAPAQLPTEWTEAPLACVRPATADASLFHVSLDLSAHRGLLASHAAAGQFLPFRLPAAPYPIFLAIASPPPPPAPAPAPEALAGSGSPSCFDFLVKCLPGTPSARLCDLRPGDLVHVGASVVGRGFDVTRIADACDVLVFATGSGISPIRSLIESGFAENKKTGVSLFYGVRNLQRMGYQERFHDWESRGVKIVPVLSRPDGQWTGERGYVQNVFSRMKNIVNPSSVGAILCGHKQMTEEITRVLVADGLSKDRILTNF; encoded by the exons ATGCTCCTGCGGTCCGCGCCGCGCCGCCTCCACCTGCTCCGGCCGCACCACCTACGCCTCCTCTCCGCCGCTGCGCTCGCCTCCGCCGCCCCGGCCCAGCTCCCAACCGAGTGGACCGAGGCTCCGCTTGCCTGCGTCCGCCCGGCCACCGCCGATGCCTCGCTGTTCCACGTCTCGCTTGACCTCTCCGCGCACCGGGGGCTCCTCGCctcccacgccgccgccggccagttCCTCCCCTTCCGTCTCCCCGCCGCGCCATACCCCATCTTCCTCGCCATCGCATCCCCTCCTcccccgcccgcgcccgcgccggcgccCGAGGCCCTAGCCGGGTCAGGGTCACCTTCCTGCTTCGACTTCCTCGTCAAGTGCCTCCCGGGAACCCCCTCCGCGCGCCTCTGTGACCTCCGCCCCGGCGACCTCGTCCATGTTGGCGCCAGCGTCGTCGGCCGCGGATTTGACGTCACCAGGATAGCCGATGCCTGCGACGTTCTCGTCTTCGCCACCGGATCCGGGATCAG CCCTATACGATCACTTATTGAGTCAGGTTTTGCTGAAAACAAGAAAACTGGTGTAAGCCTCTTTTATGGGGTTAGAAATCTTCAGAGGATGGGATATCAG GAGAGGTTCCATGATTGGGAATCCAGAGGAGTTAAAATTGTACCTGTCCTGTCAAGACCAGATGGTCAATGGACAGGCGAGCGAGGTTATGTCCAG AATGTGTTCTCAAGGATGAAGAATATTGTAAACCCTTCATCAGTGGGAGCAATTTTGTGTGGGCATAAACAGATGACTGAG GAAATCACAAGAGTTCTTGTTGCTGATGGTTTGTCAAAAGACAGGATCTTAACTAACTTCTGA
- the LOC136461873 gene encoding fruit protein pKIWI502-like isoform X1, producing the protein MLLRSAPRRLHLLRPHHLRLLSAAALASAAPAQLPTEWTEAPLACVRPATADASLFHVSLDLSAHRGLLASHAAAGQFLPFRLPAAPYPIFLAIASPPPPPAPAPAPEALAGSGSPSCFDFLVKCLPGTPSARLCDLRPGDLVHVGASVVGRGFDVTRIADACDVLVFATGSGISPIRSLIESGFAENKKTGVSLFYGVRNLQRMGYQERFHDWESRGVKIVPVLSRPDGQWTGERGYVQNVFSRMKNIVNPSSVGAILCGHKQMTETKMTSRLFGWLASPLRHSRLHC; encoded by the exons ATGCTCCTGCGGTCCGCGCCGCGCCGCCTCCACCTGCTCCGGCCGCACCACCTACGCCTCCTCTCCGCCGCTGCGCTCGCCTCCGCCGCCCCGGCCCAGCTCCCAACCGAGTGGACCGAGGCTCCGCTTGCCTGCGTCCGCCCGGCCACCGCCGATGCCTCGCTGTTCCACGTCTCGCTTGACCTCTCCGCGCACCGGGGGCTCCTCGCctcccacgccgccgccggccagttCCTCCCCTTCCGTCTCCCCGCCGCGCCATACCCCATCTTCCTCGCCATCGCATCCCCTCCTcccccgcccgcgcccgcgccggcgccCGAGGCCCTAGCCGGGTCAGGGTCACCTTCCTGCTTCGACTTCCTCGTCAAGTGCCTCCCGGGAACCCCCTCCGCGCGCCTCTGTGACCTCCGCCCCGGCGACCTCGTCCATGTTGGCGCCAGCGTCGTCGGCCGCGGATTTGACGTCACCAGGATAGCCGATGCCTGCGACGTTCTCGTCTTCGCCACCGGATCCGGGATCAG CCCTATACGATCACTTATTGAGTCAGGTTTTGCTGAAAACAAGAAAACTGGTGTAAGCCTCTTTTATGGGGTTAGAAATCTTCAGAGGATGGGATATCAG GAGAGGTTCCATGATTGGGAATCCAGAGGAGTTAAAATTGTACCTGTCCTGTCAAGACCAGATGGTCAATGGACAGGCGAGCGAGGTTATGTCCAG AATGTGTTCTCAAGGATGAAGAATATTGTAAACCCTTCATCAGTGGGAGCAATTTTGTGTGGGCATAAACAGATGACTGAG ACTAAAATGACTAGCcggctgttcggctggctggccagcccactcAGGCACTCACGCTTGCACTGTTAA